Proteins found in one Acidobacteriota bacterium genomic segment:
- a CDS encoding DUF362 domain-containing protein, with the protein MTHRFDRRSLLRRGLGWGAGALLAGRFSQAAHAVAAGAVERLTHSARPDLAVVTGDDYAAAAVEAVRLLGGMAQFVPKGARVAILPNAQRNNPGVYTSPAVVRAVVRMCRAAGAREVNCLTWLPEKNWLDTGLAAAVREEGAKLVLVDMKDPARFRPVPVPRGEALKEAAIMDAFFDHDVLINLPITKDHAGNKFTGTLKNLMGLNSPSNNRTFHRADWQTNPDSIAHLEQCIADLNTVITPALCLVDATEFIITNGPFGPGELLKRRQVVAGTDRVAIDSYCCTLWGLKPGDIVAIQRAAAHGLGEKDPGRVRRMEKSL; encoded by the coding sequence ATGACCCATCGCTTCGATCGCCGGTCGCTGCTCCGGCGCGGACTCGGCTGGGGCGCCGGCGCCCTGCTGGCCGGCCGCTTCAGCCAGGCGGCCCATGCCGTGGCCGCCGGCGCTGTCGAGCGGCTCACCCATTCTGCCCGGCCCGACCTGGCCGTGGTCACGGGCGACGATTACGCCGCCGCCGCCGTCGAGGCAGTGCGGCTGCTGGGCGGCATGGCGCAGTTCGTCCCCAAGGGCGCGCGGGTAGCCATCCTGCCCAACGCCCAGCGGAACAACCCGGGGGTGTACACCAGCCCGGCCGTCGTCCGGGCGGTGGTCCGGATGTGCCGGGCGGCGGGCGCCCGCGAGGTGAACTGCCTCACCTGGCTTCCCGAGAAGAACTGGCTCGACACGGGCCTGGCTGCGGCTGTCCGCGAGGAGGGGGCAAAGCTGGTGCTGGTGGACATGAAGGATCCGGCCCGGTTCCGCCCGGTGCCGGTGCCGCGGGGCGAGGCGCTGAAGGAGGCGGCGATCATGGACGCCTTCTTCGACCATGACGTCCTCATCAACCTGCCCATCACCAAGGACCATGCCGGCAACAAATTCACCGGCACGCTGAAGAATCTCATGGGACTGAACTCGCCGTCGAACAACCGCACCTTCCACCGCGCCGACTGGCAGACGAACCCGGACTCCATCGCGCACCTGGAGCAATGCATCGCCGATCTGAACACCGTGATCACGCCCGCCCTCTGCCTCGTGGACGCCACCGAGTTCATTATCACCAACGGCCCGTTCGGCCCCGGCGAGCTGCTCAAGCGGCGGCAGGTCGTCGCCGGCACGGACCGTGTGGCCATCGACAGCTACTGCTGCACCCTCTGGGGCCTGAAACCCGGCGACATTGTCGCCATCCAGCGCGCCGCCGCCCACGGACTGGGC